Genomic DNA from Vibrio vulnificus CMCP6:
GTAATGTTGCGCACAAACGTCAGATCGTAACCTAAATAGCGCAAGTAACGAGATACGACGTCAAAAGAGACAAATGTACGGCCATGACCGATGTGACAGAGATCGTAAATGGTAACTCCACAGACATACATACCGACTTTACCGGCTGTGATTGGTTTGAATTCCTCTTTCTGTCTTGTCAGTGTGTTATATATCTTCAACATGATCTCTATCTGTATATTGATTGAACTAAAATGAATCGGCAGTATACCAACTACATTGTTTTTAGGTAATAACAATTCCGCTGAAAAACGATAATCGGCTAAACTTCCAACACAAAAGCGTAATTTGCTTAGTCCTTCGTTTTGCATGAGCCTTAACTTAGGCTAGAATTCTGACTTTAAACAAAACAGCACAAAGGAAAACAGCATGATCACCCTTCACACAAATTTTGGTGACATCAAGATTGAGCTAAATGCAGAAAAAGCACCAGAAACGAGCGCAAACTTTCTTCAATACTGCCGCGAAGGTTTTTACGACAACACCATTTTCCACCGTGTTATCGATGGTTTTATGATCCAAGGCGGTGGTATGGAGTCTGGTCTACGTGAGAAACCAACTCGCACGCCAATCAAAAACGAAGCGAACAACGGCCTAAGCAACAAAGTCGGTTCTATCGCGATGGCTCGTACTATGGACCCACACTCTGCTAGCTCACAGTTTTTCATTAACGTAAACAACAACACATTTCTAGACTTCCGTAGCGAAAGCCTAGACGGTTGGGGTTACTGCGTGTTCGGTGAAGTTGTTGAAGGTATGGACGTGGTTAACAAAATCAAAGGCGTTAGCACAGGTTCTTACGGCATGCACCAAGACGTACCACTAGAAGAAGTGGTGATCACTGGCGCAACCATCGAAGAGTAATATTACTCATCACCTTTTGAGATAGGTTTATGGGGAGGCTTAGCCTCCCCCTTGTTTCTATGACAACACTTTTTATTTCTGATTTACATCTTACTCCTTCTCGCACAGACATCACCGAGTGCTTTGTGCAATTTATGCGTAACGAAGCCGTGAACGCGGAAGCACTGTATGTGTTGGGTGACCTGTTCGAATTTTGGATCGGTGATGAAGATTGCACTCCCTTCGCCGAACGCATTCGCAACGAATTTAAAGCACTGACCACATCAGGTGTTCCCGTTTATTTTATTCAAGGCAATCGCGACTTCTTATTAGGTCAACGATTCTGTCGTGAAACGGGAATAACACTCTTAGACGATGTCTGCACCATCGACCTTTATGGCGAAAAAGTGGTGATCCTTCACGGTGATACTCTATGCATTGACGATTTAAAATATCAAGAGTTTCGCAAAACGGTGCACCAGCGATGGCTGCAATGGATCTTCAAACGGATTCCTTGGTTTATTAAGAAACGAATCGTTGCCAAAGTACAGTCTGGCGTTCGTGATGATAAGCAACATAAGTCGCTCGAGATCATGGACGTGAACCAGCAAGAAGTCGCTCAAGTCATGTCTCAGTTTTGCGTCAAGTTGATGATTCATGGTCATACTCATCGCCCTAATATTCATCACTTCGAACACGATAATCTCCCGTTAACACGCATTGTGTTAGGCGATTGGTATTCCCAAGGCTCTGTTTTAAAAGTTACTGCCGATGGATATTCGTTAGAACAACGCCCTTTTTTTACTGAGTGAATTATTACTACAACATCGCTAGCAAACTGTAACAATCGACATAGATCTTTTGGAAAAAGTCGCTATCATCAAATCTAAAGCACTTTAACAGAACAGAGTTCAGCAAATTGAAGTATTCCTACGTTGCCAGACAACCCATTCTTGATCAAAACAGAAAAACCATTGGTTATGAATTGCTGTTTCGCGATGGTCCAAAAAATACCTTCCCCGAAGTTGAACCAGAGTTAGCGACCAGTCGCTTGCTCTCTGATCATTTCCTTTCCACTCACTACAGTACGCTTGGAAACAAACTCGGTTTTGTGAACTTTCCATACCAGAGCCTCATCAACTTGGTACCAACGCTCTTTCCAAAAGAGAGCTTGGTGATTGAGATCCTGGAAGATTGTGAGCCAACCGATGAGCTCTACGAAGCCATTATCAAACTTCACAAAGCGGGCTACCACATCGCATTGGATGATTTCGTTCCTAATCGCGCGTGGAAACGCTTCTTGCCTTATATCCATATCATTAAGTTTGATATTCGCATCGTTCCTATTGAAAAAGCCGCTCAGTTTATTGCCTCACTACGTAAACTGAAAATCAAATTTTTGGCTGAAAAAGTCGAAACTTACCAAGAATTTGAACAAGCGATCAAAGCTGGATTTGATTATTTTCAAGGGTACTTCTTTAGCCGCCCTGAAATGATTCAAAAGAGAAGAATTAACCCGTCTTTTTTAACGGTCGTTCAGCTGTGTAAAGAGATTGCAGATGAGCCCATCGATTTTAATGAAGTGGAACGT
This window encodes:
- a CDS encoding peptidylprolyl isomerase; the protein is MITLHTNFGDIKIELNAEKAPETSANFLQYCREGFYDNTIFHRVIDGFMIQGGGMESGLREKPTRTPIKNEANNGLSNKVGSIAMARTMDPHSASSQFFINVNNNTFLDFRSESLDGWGYCVFGEVVEGMDVVNKIKGVSTGSYGMHQDVPLEEVVITGATIEE
- the lpxH gene encoding UDP-2,3-diacylglucosamine diphosphatase; protein product: MTTLFISDLHLTPSRTDITECFVQFMRNEAVNAEALYVLGDLFEFWIGDEDCTPFAERIRNEFKALTTSGVPVYFIQGNRDFLLGQRFCRETGITLLDDVCTIDLYGEKVVILHGDTLCIDDLKYQEFRKTVHQRWLQWIFKRIPWFIKKRIVAKVQSGVRDDKQHKSLEIMDVNQQEVAQVMSQFCVKLMIHGHTHRPNIHHFEHDNLPLTRIVLGDWYSQGSVLKVTADGYSLEQRPFFTE
- a CDS encoding EAL and HDOD domain-containing protein, with the protein product MKYSYVARQPILDQNRKTIGYELLFRDGPKNTFPEVEPELATSRLLSDHFLSTHYSTLGNKLGFVNFPYQSLINLVPTLFPKESLVIEILEDCEPTDELYEAIIKLHKAGYHIALDDFVPNRAWKRFLPYIHIIKFDIRIVPIEKAAQFIASLRKLKIKFLAEKVETYQEFEQAIKAGFDYFQGYFFSRPEMIQKRRINPSFLTVVQLCKEIADEPIDFNEVERLFSIDVTLSYKLMTYVNSGYTLTAKIKSFRQALIYLGEEKLRRFISLVAVASVHEDKPDSLYSLAVQRARACELLLGHMSSKYDPGQAFLTGLFSLLDSLLDQPLGDIIEDIPVDEEIKLALSERSGQLGMILSTITAYEQANWELASQYQQQLGISEHQLCMAYSKATEWTQELLSQTP